From a single Glycine soja cultivar W05 chromosome 19, ASM419377v2, whole genome shotgun sequence genomic region:
- the LOC114399420 gene encoding mitochondrial phosphate carrier protein 3, mitochondrial-like, with the protein MALPDSSSRRNSLIPSFIYSSSSKTLPLHHMLNTASAAAAAAPSPPPANLDAGSRGLMIPSPSESRKIELYSPAFYAACTAGGILSCGLTHMTVTPLDLVKCNMQIDPAKYKSISSGFGVLLKEQGFRGFFRGWVPTLLGYSAQGACKFGFYEFFKKYYSDIAGPEYASKYKTLIYLAGSASAEVIADIALCPFEAVKVRVQTQPGFARGLSDGLPKFVRSEGTLGLYKGLVPLWGRQIPYTMMKFASFETIVELIYKHAIPTPKNECTKSLQLGVSFAGGYVAGVLCAIVSHPADNLVSFLNNAKGATVGDAVKKLGLWGLFTRGLPLRIVMIGTLTGAQWGIYDAFKVFVGLPTTGGPAPAAAPAPGSELAKA; encoded by the exons ATGGCTCTCCCAGACTCTTCTTCCCGTCGCAACTCCCTGATCCCCTCCTTCATCTACTCCTCTTCCTCCAAAACGCTCCCTCTCCACCACATGCTCAACACCGCCTCCGCTGCCGCCGCCGCCGCTCCCTCCCCGCCGCCGGCCAATCTCGACGCCGGATCGCGTGGCCTCATGATTCCCTCTCCCAGCGAGTCACGCAAGATCGAGTTGTACTCCCCCGCCTTCTACGCCGCCTGCACCGCCGGTGGAATCCTCAGCTGTGGCCTCACTCACATGACCGTCACTCCTCTTGACCTAGTCAAGTGTAATATGCag ATTGACCCTGCTAAGTACAAGAGCATCTCGTCTGGTTTTGGAGTTTTGCTTAAGGAGCAGGGATTCAGGGGCTTTTTTCGTGGCTGGGTGCCTACCTTGCTTGGTTATAGTGCTCAGGGTGCTTGCAAATTTGGATTTTACGAGTTCTTTAAGAAGTACTATTCTGATATTGCTGGCCCAGAGTATGCAAGCAAGTACAAGACCTTGATCTACCTTGCTGGTTCAGCATCTGCTGAGGTTATTGCTGATATTGCTCTTTGCCCATTTGAGGCTGTGAAGGTCCGTGTCCAAACTCAGCCTGGTTTTGCAAGGGGTTTGTCTGATGGGCTCCCAAAATTTGTCAGATCTGAAGGAACCTTAGG GCTGTACAAGGGGTTAGTGCCTCTCTGGGGACGACAAATTCCAT ACACAATGATGAAGTTTGCTTCTTTTGAGACCATTGTTGAGCTGATCTATAAGCATGCCATCCCAACACCAAAGAATGAGTGCACCAAAAGCCTGCAACTTGGTGTCAGTTTTGCTGGTGGATATGTTGCTGGTGTACTTTGTGCAATTGTGTCTCATCCTGCTGATAATCTTGTCTCTTTTCTGAACAATGCAAAAGGAGCAACAGTTGGTGAT GCGGTGAAGAAGCTTGGTTTGTGGGGTCTCTTTACGCGTGGTCTCCCCCTCCGAATTGTTATGATTGGAACTCTTACTGGAGCCCAATGGGGAATATATGATGCATTCAAAGTCTTCGTCGGATT GCCAACCACTGGTGGTCCTGCTCCTGCAGCTGCTCCAGCTCCTGGTTCTGAGCTAGCAAAGGCATAG
- the LOC114398189 gene encoding TNF receptor-associated factor homolog 1b-like: MNDHYKGNSFLNYKVQKSPNRGKNQVKASCNVGSWTTEMDSQPSGSAADVVDVNESGSSKLGGSEPEGVVLCLQDRLKWLDQQVIRKVV; encoded by the exons ATGAATGACCACTACAAGGGGAactcttttttaaattacaaagtCCAAAAGTCACCTAACAG AGGTAAGAACCAAGTAAAAGCATCATGTAATGTGGGCAGTTGGACAACAGAAATGGATAGTCAGCCATCCGGTTCTGCTGCAGATGTTGTAGATGTTAATGAGTCTGGAAGTAGCAAGTTAGGTGGATCCGAGCCTGAGGGTGTTGTTCTCTGCTTGCAGGATCGATTAAAGTGGCTCGATCAGCAGGTCATCAGAAAGGTTGTATAA
- the LOC114398782 gene encoding uncharacterized protein LOC114398782, with product MSSNAKNVEQNDKIEALDRYQPGTGSDEDEDAPNSTAKNGWKFRAAEQFLCFWHEYRNGLLYGWYLCRLFQLNELFLTEPQKARIYHYYVPVFLWCEQQITEQQSKFKDGEDIPPLVDVSSKAIINRAELSSNYRTSSGSDMTLSSSDDSS from the exons ATGAGTAGTAATGCTAAGAATGTTGAACAGAATGACAAAATAGAAGCTTTGGATAGATATCAGCCTGGGACTGGttctgatgaagatgaagatgcaccAAATAGTACTGCTAAGAATGGA TGGAAGTTCAGGGCTGCAGAACAGTTCCTTTGTTTCTGGCATGAGTACAGGAATGGGTTGTTATATGGCTGGTACCTATGCAGACTGTTTCAGCTTAATGAATTGTTCCTTACAGAGCCTCAAAAGGCTAGGATTTATCATTACTATGTACCTGTCTTTCTCTGGTGTGAACAGCAGATTACTGAGCAACAGTCGAAGTTTAAAGATGGAGAAGATATACCTCCTTTAGTG GATGTCTCTTCCAAAGCAATCATCAATAGAGCTGAATTGAGTTCTAATTATAGGACATCCAGTGGCTCTGATATGACATTGTCAAGTTCTGATGACAG TTCCTAA
- the LOC114399222 gene encoding uncharacterized protein LOC114399222: MENKDPKSWSSAHIYQSQWLQTTISDLDEKLDAMKTILNGDNSPNQESMDCKWRGDLIQMLDEFGQSYRVLALAYNQLKFNTSNGTFNSGSLSSSGTSNTICAICNKRATGNLEDKKLNEGWNHHPKYSAEHSNIKFDGSNLGFDQFNKQGDECREFLSADPCNMKFKSELECRDTQMEDRMNKISTTENVLMKIEDSELNQRNEDPSMINFKFDNMWSTLKYQITKLTEDNMHQLVELVQRNDEKRETIRRLQFEVETLKCENKALQTSLRHSNADSECDQPQISRAGGRSMGNLFRGCSP; encoded by the exons ATGGAGAATAAAGATCCTAAATCATGGAGTTCTGCTCATATCTACCAGTCTCAGTGGCTTCAAACCACCATATCAG atTTGGATGAGAAATTGGATGCTATGAAAACCATTTTAAATGGTGACAATTCTCCAAACCAAGAAAGCATGGATTGCAAATGGAGAGGAGACCTCATACAGATGCTTGATGAATTTGGGCAATCTTACCGTGTATTAGCCTTAGCATACAACCAATTGAAGTTCAACACTTCTAATGGTACCTTCAATTCAGGATCTTTATCATCTTCTGGTACATCAAATACCATTTGTGCTATCTGCAATAAAAGAGCAACAGGTAACTTGGAGGATAAAAAACTCAACGAGGGCTGGAATCACCATCCAAAATATTCTGCAGAGCATTCCAATATCAAATTTGATGGTAGTAACCTTGGTTTTGATCAATTCAACAAGCAAGGAGATGAATGCCGTGAATTCTTATCAGCTGACCCATGCAACATGAAATTTAAATCAGAACTTGAATGCAGAGACACTCAAATGGAAGACAGAATGAACAAAATTTCTACCACAGAAAATGTTCTTATGAAGATTGAGGATTCGGAATTAAATCAGAGAAATGAAGATCCATCAATgatcaatttcaaatttgacaATATGTGGTCAACGCTGAAGTATCAAATTACAAAACTTACAGAGGACAATATGCATCAGTTGGTAGAGTTGGTCCAAAGAAATGATGAAAAGAGAGAAACCATTAGAAGGCTTCAATTTGAGGTGGAAACATTGAAGTGTGAGAACAAGGCCCTCCAGACTTCTTTAAGGCACTCCAATGCTGATTCAGAATGTGATCAACCACAGATATCAAGAGCAGGAGGAAGATCTATGGGCAACCTCTTCAGAGGTTGTTCTCCATGA
- the LOC114400484 gene encoding RNA polymerase II subunit 5-mediating protein homolog: protein MVPFGKATFFPGRLIHTNEFLVLLGEGYYAERTSKQTVEILQRRGKSLDSRVDSLEANIKDPEAEASFLNATASFLVARFFWEKGIMLNF, encoded by the exons ATG GTTCCGTTTGGGAAAGCAACATTCTTCCCAGGTCGTTTGATTCACACCAATGAGTTCCTG GTTCTTTTGGGAGAAGGATATTATGCTGAGAGAACTTCGAAGCAAACCGTTGAGATTTTACAGCGAAGAGGGAAGTCCTTGGATTCGCGGGTTGATTCTCTTGAGGCCAATATCAAGGACCCAGAAGCAGAGGCTTCATTTCTCAATGCCACGGCTTCATTTTTGGTTGCTAGGTTCTTTTGGGAGAAGGGTATTATGCTGAATTTTTAA